A window of Panicum virgatum strain AP13 chromosome 8K, P.virgatum_v5, whole genome shotgun sequence contains these coding sequences:
- the LOC120644397 gene encoding neurofilament heavy polypeptide-like: MYPQHPRPLRKEELKVQAKGRERSLTVSGQRVRVDGDKRVVRFRFRFLLSDICDLREGSVTAIFNKEKGVLAIAVPKRPPPAIILHKEDIEGTIKATEVVSEEEQAVIEGTIKATEVSEVELAEGTKATEVSEEQPVGPEADSAEQEAATDKKQQPEEDDAGEQNADRPPASPKGATPEADSAAPASDDDKEPADAERKKSVHRERLLAEETAKRRAEQHTVKGRRIEKEMATEATAAPEEAKECQKTAAAARRGFKERVAEELQGLAGSEWAEGPVDTVNKNKEVIAVAVAAFSLGLFVCRLSSKH, translated from the exons atgTATCCTCAGCATCCTCGACCTCTCAG GAAGGAAGAGCTGAAGGTGCAAGCCAAGGGCCGCGAGAGGAGCCTCACCGTGAGCGGCCAGCGCGTGCGCGTCGACGGCGACAAGCGCGTCGTCCGCTTCCGCTTCCGCTTCCTGCTGTCCGATATCTGCGACCTTCGGGAAGGCAGCGTCACCGCCATCTTCAACAAGGAGAAGGGCGTGCTCGCCATTGCCGTGCCCAAGCGCCCCCCGCCGGCCATCATATTACATAAGGAAGATATAGAGGGCACCATAAAGGCCACCGAAGTAGTATCAGAGGAAGAACAGGCAGTTATAGAGGGCACCATAAAGGCCACCGAAGTATCAGAGGTAGAGCTGGCAGAGGGCACCAAGGCCACCGAAGTTTCAGAGGAACAGCCGGTAGGTCCCGAAGCCGACTCCGCTGAACAAGAAGCAGCAACTGACAAGAAGCAGCAaccggaggaggacgacgccggcgagcaAAACGCCGATCGGCCACCTGCGAGTCCGAAAGGGGCCACTCCCGAAGCCGATTCCGCTGCACCAGCAAGCGACGACGACAAGGAGCCGGCCGACGCCGAGAGGAAGAAGTCTGTTCATCGGGAGAGGCTGCTGGCCGAGGAGACGGCGAAGAGGCGCGCCGAGCAACACACGGTTAAGGGGCGGCGCATCGAGAAAGAGATGGCCACCGAGGCTACGGCCGCGCCAGAGGAAGCGAAGGAGTGCcagaagacggcggcggcggcccgccgtGGCTTTAAGGAGCGCGTGGCAGAGGAGCTGCAAGGTCTGGCCGGCTCCGAGTGGGCCGAGGGCCCGGTGGACACGGTGAACAAGAACAAGGAGGTGATCGCTGTGGCCGTCGCAGCTTTCTCCCTCGGCCTCTTCGTCTGTAGGCTCTCCTCCAAGCACTAA